In one Flavobacteriales bacterium genomic region, the following are encoded:
- a CDS encoding T9SS type A sorting domain-containing protein: MKKTFLLFAILFSGLIAKADPPPESIYAQFIDRVLTQIENTNIVLNPTTDKMLRLRIQKNYEIFDQKGKIVKKGNGKEIDVSDLPAGKYTIKFDKDYNQIEYFTKK; the protein is encoded by the coding sequence ATGAAAAAGACATTCCTACTTTTCGCTATACTTTTTTCCGGGCTCATCGCCAAGGCAGATCCCCCGCCGGAAAGCATTTATGCTCAATTTATCGATCGTGTGTTAACTCAAATTGAAAACACCAATATTGTGCTTAACCCCACAACCGATAAAATGTTGAGATTACGCATTCAGAAGAATTATGAGATTTTCGATCAAAAAGGAAAAATTGTAAAAAAAGGAAACGGAAAAGAAATTGATGTCTCCGATCTTCCTGCCGGAAAATACACCATCAAATTCGATAAGGATTATAATCAGATTGAATACTTCACCAAAAAATAA
- a CDS encoding T9SS type A sorting domain-containing protein: MHYALFLYAQTTYTVTNSGFTFTPDTVNAVVGDAVNFTLGNQHNVVEVSQATWSSNGNTSNGGFSLGFGGGTVNLTSAGTFYYVCQPHASMGMKGVIIVTAANGVEETKSDISVSIYPTAAIDFVQVNLNDNSGNFKVEILDLSGKIIRNSSMAGGLNHRMDVSAFSPGIYFVRISDGDRIRTLKFVKQ; encoded by the coding sequence TTGCATTACGCCCTTTTTCTTTATGCACAGACTACTTACACCGTTACTAATTCAGGATTTACCTTTACTCCCGACACTGTGAATGCTGTTGTGGGTGATGCGGTTAATTTTACATTGGGAAATCAGCACAATGTAGTAGAGGTTAGTCAGGCCACCTGGTCTTCAAATGGAAACACTTCCAATGGTGGATTTTCATTGGGATTTGGAGGGGGAACCGTTAACCTCACTTCTGCAGGTACCTTTTATTATGTTTGTCAGCCACATGCTTCCATGGGGATGAAAGGTGTAATTATTGTTACTGCTGCTAATGGTGTAGAGGAAACTAAATCGGATATTTCTGTATCCATTTATCCAACGGCTGCCATTGATTTTGTTCAGGTAAATCTGAATGATAATTCCGGTAATTTTAAAGTGGAAATTTTAGATTTAAGTGGTAAAATTATCCGAAACAGCTCAATGGCGGGTGGATTAAATCACCGTATGGATGTTTCTGCTTTTTCGCCGGGAATTTATTTTGTGCGCATCAGTGATGGCGACCGAATCCGGACCTTGAAATTTGTAAAACAATAA
- a CDS encoding PspC domain-containing protein — protein sequence MNKTISANVGGFVFNIEEGAYETLSQYLKAIRKSIGADESIDEIMQDVEHRIAELMKEILQREHKEVIDANNIREIISIMGEPEVYAGEDSKNESQEKKQENYSAKADKQFYRDPDDKMLGGVCSGVSQYFGWDPLFLRILFVVLFLGFGTGLLLYIILWIIIPQAKTTSEKLRMRGEKVDVETIKQRFNEFKKDVENLSTPENQKKMRESTAKFGDAVGELAMNFYHIFGRALGVFLLILGVIFMVWLIRATISSAFIFSISDEGISNIDFNQFGVSFFGSDLRSNLVFISIIAFCLMPIVGIILAGVRLLFKTKMKFKVVGAIMGVFTTAAIATLGIIGVQTGMDFSSENHQEENSIVAQHSDTLIIQSNHDEFFSDHFKGHHEAFFELTKFTEKQIVYGFPMLDIERSIDTNFHVRIIREARGSSQTKAIERANHIQYHYTVIDNKVMFDPWFSVPSSDLIRAQSIRVKIEVPIGKYVYLDPSSDRINYDIQNIYDLEDEKMVGKLWMMKAGGLELAGQP from the coding sequence ATGAATAAGACTATTTCTGCCAATGTAGGAGGTTTCGTATTTAATATCGAAGAAGGAGCCTACGAAACACTTTCGCAATACCTGAAAGCGATCCGAAAATCGATTGGTGCTGATGAGAGCATTGATGAAATTATGCAGGATGTAGAGCATCGTATTGCAGAATTGATGAAGGAAATATTGCAACGCGAGCACAAAGAAGTGATCGACGCAAATAATATCCGTGAAATCATTTCCATTATGGGAGAACCTGAAGTATATGCAGGAGAAGATTCAAAAAACGAATCACAGGAAAAGAAACAGGAAAATTATTCCGCCAAAGCCGATAAACAATTTTACCGCGATCCGGATGATAAAATGCTGGGTGGGGTTTGTTCCGGTGTATCGCAATATTTTGGATGGGATCCTTTATTTCTGCGAATTCTTTTTGTGGTGTTGTTCCTGGGATTTGGAACCGGATTATTACTCTACATCATATTATGGATCATTATTCCTCAAGCGAAAACTACCAGCGAAAAACTCAGAATGCGTGGAGAAAAAGTAGATGTTGAGACCATTAAACAACGATTTAATGAATTTAAGAAGGACGTCGAAAATCTAAGCACTCCCGAAAACCAGAAAAAAATGAGGGAGTCCACCGCAAAATTCGGTGATGCCGTGGGTGAACTTGCCATGAATTTCTACCATATTTTCGGAAGAGCCTTGGGTGTATTTTTATTGATCCTCGGTGTAATATTCATGGTTTGGTTAATCCGGGCCACCATCTCTTCTGCTTTTATTTTTTCCATTAGCGACGAAGGCATTTCCAATATCGATTTTAATCAATTCGGTGTTTCATTTTTCGGATCCGACCTGCGTTCTAATTTGGTGTTTATCTCCATTATTGCCTTTTGCCTGATGCCCATTGTAGGAATTATCCTCGCCGGAGTGCGTTTGCTGTTCAAAACCAAAATGAAATTCAAAGTGGTAGGTGCAATTATGGGTGTCTTTACCACTGCCGCCATCGCAACATTGGGTATTATTGGTGTACAAACAGGAATGGATTTCTCCAGTGAAAATCACCAGGAAGAAAACAGTATAGTGGCGCAGCATTCCGATACCCTGATTATTCAATCCAACCACGACGAATTTTTCTCTGATCATTTTAAAGGTCATCATGAAGCCTTTTTCGAGTTGACCAAATTCACGGAAAAACAAATTGTATACGGATTTCCTATGCTGGATATCGAACGTTCCATCGACACCAATTTCCACGTGAGAATTATTCGTGAAGCCAGAGGTTCGAGTCAAACAAAAGCCATCGAACGCGCTAATCATATTCAATATCACTATACCGTAATCGACAATAAAGTAATGTTTGATCCATGGTTTAGTGTTCCTTCTTCAGATTTAATCCGTGCTCAATCGATTCGTGTTAAAATTGAAGTCCCCATTGGTAAATATGTCTACCTCGACCCAAGTAGCGACCGGATCAATTACGACATTCAAAACATCTACGATTTGGAAGATGAAAAAATGGTAGGAAAACTGTGGATGATGAAAGCAGGAGGATTGGAATTGGCGGGACAGCCATAA
- a CDS encoding 2,3,4,5-tetrahydropyridine-2,6-dicarboxylate N-succinyltransferase yields the protein MRQIIEQAWENRELLKEKSTQDAINQVIEEIDKGRLRVAEPIDGGWQVNEWVKKAVVMYFPIRQMEVIEVGPFEFHDKMLLKRNYKELGVRVVPHAVARYGAFIAPGVILMPSYVNIGAYVDSGTMVDTWATVGSCAQIGKDVHLSGGVGIGGVLEPLQAAPVVVEDGCFIGSRCIVVEGVRVEKEAVLGANVVLTKSTKIIDVTGTHPVEYIGRVPSRSVVIPGSYTKKFPAGEYQVPCALIIGQRKASTDLKTSLNDALREYNVAV from the coding sequence ATGCGCCAAATCATTGAACAAGCCTGGGAAAACAGAGAACTTTTAAAAGAAAAATCGACCCAGGATGCCATTAATCAAGTGATAGAAGAAATTGATAAAGGTCGACTCCGCGTAGCTGAACCTATTGATGGTGGATGGCAAGTGAATGAATGGGTGAAGAAAGCCGTGGTGATGTATTTTCCAATCCGGCAAATGGAAGTTATTGAAGTTGGACCATTCGAATTCCACGATAAAATGTTACTCAAGCGCAATTATAAAGAACTTGGTGTGCGCGTAGTTCCGCATGCAGTGGCGCGTTACGGAGCCTTTATTGCACCGGGAGTTATTCTCATGCCATCTTATGTAAACATTGGTGCTTATGTAGATTCCGGTACAATGGTAGATACCTGGGCAACGGTTGGTTCTTGTGCGCAAATTGGTAAAGATGTTCATCTGAGTGGTGGTGTTGGAATTGGTGGAGTACTTGAACCATTACAAGCTGCTCCAGTAGTAGTGGAAGATGGATGTTTTATCGGATCCCGTTGCATTGTTGTTGAAGGTGTTCGTGTAGAAAAAGAAGCGGTGTTGGGTGCCAATGTGGTACTCACCAAATCCACGAAAATTATTGATGTTACCGGAACACATCCGGTAGAATACATTGGAAGAGTTCCATCACGTTCGGTGGTTATTCCCGGATCCTACACCAAAAAATTTCCTGCCGGCGAATACCAGGTTCCCTGTGCATTAATAATTGGTCAACGTAAAGCCTCTACCGATTTAAAAACTTCGCTCAACGATGCATTGCGCGAATACAATGTTGCCGTATAA
- a CDS encoding PadR family transcriptional regulator: MDIDNAKAQMKKGVLELCILSILKRQEAYPGDIIEEMKASRIILVEGTLYPLLTRLKNAGLLTYRWEESTSGPPRKYYKLTPEGEKFLEGLLEAWDDLVRTVKSVSVKKLN, from the coding sequence ATGGACATCGATAATGCGAAAGCACAAATGAAAAAAGGGGTTTTGGAGCTATGTATCCTATCGATTTTAAAACGCCAGGAAGCCTATCCGGGCGATATCATCGAGGAAATGAAAGCTTCAAGAATCATTCTTGTGGAGGGTACTTTATATCCTTTGCTCACCCGGCTTAAAAATGCGGGACTACTTACCTACCGGTGGGAAGAATCGACTTCGGGTCCACCGCGTAAATATTATAAGCTCACCCCCGAGGGTGAAAAATTTCTGGAGGGATTACTGGAAGCCTGGGACGACCTCGTAAGAACTGTAAAATCTGTTAGTGTAAAAAAATTGAATTGA
- a CDS encoding agmatine deiminase family protein: protein MKRFSTLLLFLVFQLHAFSQQNLPAGLTPAEEQIMLSGSYRFGNSGRGVSTAPPFPVRTMAQWEEQQTLVITWTSYTSILAQIADAAQEEVQVLIHCTDSNAVKSYLTGQGVPLTNINYLEVPFNSIWIRDYGAHTVYKNDVDSVLLVEWIYNRPRPSDDVMPDAYAAYKGIGLYSTTQAPNDLVNTGGNWMVDGFGTALASKLILDENDAGNPYSVTVKSEADVDTIMKHFMGIDRYIKMETLPYDDIHHIDMHMKFLDEETILVGKFPDGVSDGPQIEANILYVTSTFNSVFGTPYKIVRIPMVPSTGGGYPGAPFGGAYYRTYANFVFVNKTVIVPTYRTEYDTTAIRILTESLPGYNIVTIDADNTNANLISAGGVIHCITNNIGVADPMLISHQNLPDTYDEVNPYLVDALIRHKSGISSATMYWSTTPGTGYTAVAMSSIGNDHWTASIPAHPAGTTLYYYVEGNSVSGKTQVRPIVAPQGYFHFKVLDIASSVEENSNVELMDVFPNPASAITCIPVQASAPFSGAVKMYDMLGNLVETIHTGSFPAGESRYFIHADQYAAGSYLIVVEKQTGERSVKKLMIR, encoded by the coding sequence ATGAAAAGATTTTCTACCCTCCTTTTATTCCTTGTTTTTCAGCTTCATGCCTTTTCTCAACAGAATTTACCTGCGGGATTAACCCCTGCCGAGGAACAAATTATGTTGAGTGGATCGTATCGTTTCGGGAATTCCGGACGTGGAGTGAGTACTGCTCCTCCTTTTCCGGTTCGTACCATGGCCCAATGGGAGGAACAGCAAACGCTGGTGATTACCTGGACTAGTTATACATCGATTTTAGCACAAATCGCAGATGCTGCTCAGGAAGAAGTTCAGGTGTTGATTCATTGTACCGATTCAAATGCCGTGAAAAGCTATCTTACCGGACAAGGTGTTCCTTTAACTAACATCAATTATCTGGAAGTACCTTTTAATTCCATCTGGATTCGCGACTATGGAGCGCATACTGTATATAAGAATGATGTAGATAGCGTTTTACTGGTTGAGTGGATTTATAACCGTCCACGCCCTAGTGATGATGTAATGCCGGATGCTTATGCTGCCTATAAAGGAATCGGTTTGTATTCTACTACTCAGGCACCAAACGATTTGGTGAATACGGGTGGGAATTGGATGGTAGATGGATTCGGAACTGCGCTTGCATCGAAATTAATCCTCGATGAAAACGATGCCGGAAATCCCTATTCGGTAACCGTAAAATCAGAAGCGGATGTTGATACCATTATGAAACATTTTATGGGGATTGACCGCTATATTAAAATGGAAACATTGCCTTACGATGATATTCACCACATCGATATGCACATGAAATTTTTGGATGAAGAAACAATCCTCGTCGGAAAATTTCCTGATGGAGTGAGTGATGGTCCACAAATAGAAGCCAACATTTTATATGTCACTTCCACGTTTAATTCTGTATTTGGAACTCCTTATAAAATTGTACGCATTCCTATGGTTCCTTCCACCGGCGGAGGATATCCAGGTGCTCCATTTGGAGGTGCTTATTACAGAACCTACGCGAATTTTGTATTTGTAAATAAAACTGTGATTGTTCCCACTTACAGAACAGAATATGATACAACGGCTATTCGCATTTTAACGGAGTCGCTTCCCGGTTATAATATTGTCACCATCGATGCCGATAATACCAATGCCAATTTGATCAGTGCCGGAGGTGTTATCCATTGTATCACCAATAACATTGGTGTGGCCGATCCGATGTTGATTTCGCATCAGAATCTGCCGGATACCTATGATGAAGTGAACCCCTATTTAGTGGATGCACTCATTCGACACAAAAGTGGAATTAGTTCTGCAACGATGTATTGGTCTACCACTCCGGGAACAGGATACACGGCGGTTGCCATGAGTTCTATTGGTAATGATCATTGGACCGCTTCGATTCCTGCACACCCTGCAGGGACCACCTTGTATTATTATGTGGAAGGAAATTCAGTGAGCGGAAAAACGCAGGTTCGACCTATCGTTGCTCCTCAGGGATATTTCCATTTCAAGGTGTTGGATATTGCTTCTTCGGTTGAAGAAAATTCAAATGTGGAACTGATGGATGTATTCCCGAATCCGGCATCGGCCATCACTTGTATTCCGGTACAGGCTTCTGCTCCATTTAGCGGTGCGGTAAAAATGTATGATATGTTGGGGAATCTGGTAGAAACGATTCACACCGGTAGTTTTCCGGCTGGGGAATCGCGCTATTTTATTCATGCCGACCAATACGCCGCTGGTTCTTATCTGATTGTTGTCGAGAAACAAACGGGTGAACGCAGTGTGAAAAAACTGATGATCCGATAA
- a CDS encoding transketolase, protein MLKEKENVKEELTFEQFRNQVLEDYRLANISREASLLGRKEVLTGKAKFGIFGDGKELAQIALAKQFRNGDFRSGYYRDQTFMMAIGELTVQQYFAALYAHTDIQHEPASGGRQMGGHYSTRSLNEDGTWKNLTEKKNSSADISPTAGQMPRLLGLAQASKLFRNNEQLHAYTQFSNKGNEIAIGTIGDASTSEGLFWETMNAAGVLQVPMLMSVWDDGYGISVPKKYQTTKESISEALKGFQRKEGQKGYEIFVTKGWDYVSLCDTYAKAAMVCRTEHVPVLVHVEEVTQPQGHSTSGSHERYKTKEILDWTRDFDCINKFREWILAYSANSGKAIATEAELDEIQKEAKKTVRDQQKKAWEEFLAPIKNELNEVVSLLDQLAAQSSNAAFISKLRNELSSAIEPIRRDILSTARRALRYAAHENSSAKQNLATWIKKSINDNYERYSSHLYSETAESALRVSPVPAQYDGNAEMVDGRLVLRENFDKILAENPLVLIFGEDAGFIGDVNQGLEGMQAKYSELRVSDTGIREATILGQGIGLSMRGLRPIAEIQYLDYLLYALQIMSDDLATVRYRTKGGQKAPLIVRTRGHRLEGIWHSGSPMGTIIHALRGMYVCVPRNMVQAAGFYNTLLASDDAALIVEPLNGYRKKEKMPSNIGEFKIPLGVPEVVKEGTDLTIVSYGSTFNLCVEAAQLLEEAGISAELIDVQTLLPFDIHHVIAESLKKTNRLLIVDEDVPGGASAFMLDKILVEQKGFFHLDSEPLTLAAKEHRPAYGSDGDYFSKPSVEDIFETAYGMMNEVDPDSFPEIY, encoded by the coding sequence ATGTTGAAAGAAAAAGAGAACGTAAAAGAAGAGTTGACATTTGAACAATTCCGTAATCAGGTTTTAGAAGATTATCGTCTTGCCAATATCAGCCGTGAGGCTTCCCTGTTAGGAAGAAAGGAAGTATTAACCGGTAAAGCCAAATTCGGAATTTTCGGCGACGGAAAAGAATTAGCTCAGATTGCATTGGCAAAACAATTCCGCAATGGCGATTTCCGTTCGGGTTATTACCGCGATCAAACCTTTATGATGGCCATTGGCGAATTAACCGTTCAACAATATTTCGCTGCATTATACGCACACACCGATATTCAGCACGAACCTGCATCGGGCGGACGACAAATGGGTGGTCACTACTCTACCCGTTCGCTCAATGAAGACGGCACCTGGAAAAATCTGACTGAAAAGAAAAATTCCTCTGCAGATATTTCACCTACTGCCGGACAAATGCCGCGTTTGTTAGGTTTGGCCCAGGCATCCAAATTATTTCGCAACAACGAACAATTGCATGCCTACACCCAATTCAGTAATAAAGGAAATGAAATTGCCATAGGCACCATTGGTGATGCGAGTACATCCGAAGGATTATTCTGGGAAACGATGAATGCCGCCGGTGTATTACAAGTTCCCATGTTGATGAGTGTGTGGGATGATGGATATGGAATTTCTGTTCCAAAAAAATACCAAACCACTAAAGAATCGATATCTGAAGCATTAAAAGGATTTCAGCGAAAAGAAGGTCAAAAAGGCTATGAAATTTTCGTTACCAAAGGTTGGGACTATGTTTCACTTTGTGATACCTACGCTAAAGCAGCAATGGTTTGTCGCACCGAACATGTTCCTGTATTGGTGCATGTAGAAGAAGTAACTCAGCCGCAAGGCCACTCCACTTCCGGATCGCATGAGCGATACAAGACCAAAGAGATTCTCGACTGGACACGCGATTTCGATTGCATCAATAAATTCCGTGAATGGATTTTAGCGTATTCTGCCAATTCCGGTAAAGCAATTGCAACGGAAGCTGAATTGGACGAAATTCAAAAAGAAGCGAAAAAAACCGTACGCGACCAACAGAAAAAAGCCTGGGAAGAATTCCTTGCTCCAATTAAAAATGAATTAAATGAAGTTGTTTCCTTATTGGATCAATTAGCCGCACAATCGTCTAATGCTGCCTTCATCTCCAAATTGCGCAATGAATTATCATCTGCCATTGAACCCATCCGCAGAGATATTTTATCTACCGCCCGCAGAGCTTTACGCTATGCAGCACATGAGAATTCCTCGGCCAAACAAAATTTAGCCACATGGATTAAAAAATCCATTAACGATAATTACGAACGTTACAGTTCACATTTATACAGCGAAACGGCAGAAAGTGCATTACGTGTTTCACCTGTTCCCGCTCAATACGATGGTAATGCAGAAATGGTAGACGGACGATTGGTGCTTCGCGAAAACTTCGACAAAATTCTGGCTGAAAATCCATTGGTTCTAATCTTTGGAGAAGATGCCGGATTTATTGGAGATGTAAACCAGGGTCTGGAAGGAATGCAGGCGAAGTACTCAGAATTACGTGTATCAGATACAGGAATTCGTGAAGCAACTATACTAGGACAAGGAATTGGATTGTCGATGCGCGGTCTTCGTCCCATTGCCGAAATTCAGTACCTCGATTATTTGTTATACGCATTGCAAATCATGAGCGACGATCTGGCAACGGTTCGCTACAGAACAAAAGGCGGACAAAAAGCACCGCTCATTGTACGGACCCGCGGTCACCGTTTAGAAGGCATCTGGCATTCCGGTTCTCCAATGGGAACAATCATTCATGCATTGCGGGGAATGTATGTTTGTGTTCCAAGAAACATGGTGCAAGCAGCAGGATTTTACAATACACTTCTCGCTTCAGACGATGCAGCATTAATTGTTGAACCATTAAATGGCTACCGCAAGAAAGAAAAAATGCCATCCAACATTGGCGAATTTAAAATTCCATTAGGTGTACCTGAAGTGGTAAAAGAAGGAACGGACCTTACCATTGTTTCATACGGATCCACATTTAACTTGTGTGTTGAAGCAGCGCAACTCCTCGAAGAAGCAGGTATTTCGGCTGAATTGATCGATGTGCAAACATTATTGCCTTTCGATATTCACCATGTGATTGCCGAAAGCCTGAAAAAAACCAACCGCTTACTTATCGTAGATGAAGATGTTCCCGGTGGAGCATCAGCATTTATGCTCGATAAAATTTTAGTGGAACAAAAAGGATTTTTCCATCTCGATTCAGAGCCCCTTACCCTGGCAGCCAAAGAGCATCGTCCGGCCTACGGTTCCGACGGCGATTACTTCTCCAAACCAAGTGTAGAAGACATTTTTGAAACTGCCTATGGAATGATGAACGAGGTAGATCCCGACTCCTTCCCAGAAATCTACTGA
- the murQ gene encoding N-acetylmuramic acid 6-phosphate etherase — protein MFKRITESESLHSDLEKKSSLELLNGINQEDQKVAIATQKAIPMIAPLVDVIVEKMKNGGRLFYMGAGTSGRLGIVDASECPPTFGVPHGLVIGLIAGGDAAIRKAVEFAEDSKEQGWKDLQEHEIGKEDVVIGIAASGSTPYVIAALEKCNEMGIVTACITCNPGSPLEQVSKFPIVAEVGPEFVTGSTRMKSGTAQKLILNMISTSVMIKLGRVKGNRMVDMQLSNDKLIDRGTRMVMEALNCDYEKANELLKKYGSVRKAIEANH, from the coding sequence ATGTTTAAACGCATCACCGAGAGTGAATCGCTGCATAGTGATCTCGAAAAAAAATCTTCGCTTGAACTTCTCAACGGAATTAATCAGGAAGATCAAAAAGTAGCCATCGCCACGCAAAAAGCAATTCCAATGATTGCACCATTGGTGGATGTAATAGTAGAGAAAATGAAAAACGGCGGACGATTATTCTATATGGGTGCGGGAACGAGCGGACGATTAGGAATTGTTGACGCTTCTGAATGTCCCCCCACATTTGGAGTTCCGCACGGATTGGTAATAGGACTTATTGCCGGTGGTGATGCAGCCATTCGCAAAGCGGTGGAATTTGCCGAAGACAGTAAAGAACAAGGCTGGAAAGATTTACAGGAACATGAAATCGGAAAAGAAGATGTTGTTATTGGTATAGCTGCATCGGGAAGCACTCCTTATGTAATTGCGGCATTGGAAAAGTGTAATGAAATGGGAATTGTAACTGCTTGCATCACGTGTAATCCGGGAAGTCCACTTGAACAGGTATCCAAATTTCCCATTGTTGCGGAAGTGGGTCCTGAATTCGTTACCGGAAGTACTCGCATGAAATCGGGGACAGCTCAAAAATTAATTCTTAATATGATTTCTACTTCGGTGATGATAAAACTCGGAAGAGTAAAAGGCAACCGGATGGTGGATATGCAACTCAGCAACGATAAATTAATTGACCGCGGAACCCGTATGGTTATGGAAGCATTGAATTGCGATTATGAAAAAGCCAACGAATTGCTGAAAAAATACGGAAGCGTTAGAAAAGCCATTGAGGCGAATCATTGA